The following are from one region of the Stigmatella ashevillena genome:
- a CDS encoding PKD domain-containing protein — protein sequence MNRWVWVFVSLVGVVSAAEVGENAPAPENIRLHTLDGITKKAVNQPPVAHAGEDASVFELSSLELDGTLSSDPDGDALTYLWTQIDHSSFDLIGATTAKPVLHAPSASYDQHIVYTLTVSDGEFTASDQVTVVVRNHPGSPIAIIAAPEQGEVSTGQLVTLDGSPSTDPDGDPLTFSWVQVEGPEVELTGANTAQITFTAPMTGTPFTLLRFKLTVSDGTTLSAGALTSITVRLNRPPIISAGNDLFVEEGSTVLVYGSGYDPEGTRLTYQWTQTAGPPAQINPTGHPQPYIFLPEVTETTVFTFMLTASDGVHTVSDSMNITVRNRAF from the coding sequence GTGAACCGATGGGTCTGGGTCTTTGTAAGTCTCGTAGGCGTCGTGTCGGCGGCAGAGGTGGGAGAGAATGCGCCCGCCCCGGAAAACATCCGCCTCCACACGCTCGATGGCATCACGAAAAAAGCCGTGAACCAGCCCCCCGTGGCCCATGCGGGCGAGGACGCGTCCGTGTTCGAGCTGTCCTCTTTGGAGCTGGACGGCACGCTGTCCTCGGATCCCGACGGGGATGCGCTGACATACTTGTGGACACAGATCGATCACTCCTCCTTTGATCTGATCGGCGCCACGACCGCGAAGCCTGTCCTCCATGCACCGAGTGCAAGCTATGATCAGCATATCGTGTATACGCTCACGGTGAGCGATGGTGAGTTCACCGCCTCGGACCAAGTGACTGTCGTTGTTCGAAACCACCCGGGCTCCCCCATCGCCATCATCGCGGCTCCAGAACAGGGAGAAGTGTCGACGGGGCAACTGGTGACGCTGGACGGCAGCCCATCGACGGATCCGGATGGCGATCCGCTGACGTTCTCGTGGGTGCAGGTAGAAGGCCCAGAGGTGGAACTCACCGGAGCCAACACGGCCCAGATCACCTTCACGGCTCCCATGACTGGCACTCCCTTCACGCTGCTCCGCTTCAAGCTCACGGTGAGCGACGGTACAACCCTCAGCGCGGGGGCCCTCACGAGCATCACCGTGCGCCTGAACCGGCCGCCGATCATCAGCGCGGGCAATGACCTGTTCGTAGAGGAAGGCAGCACCGTCCTCGTGTATGGCTCAGGGTACGATCCGGAGGGAACACGGCTGACGTATCAGTGGACACAGACGGCAGGGCCTCCGGCGCAGATCAACCCCACCGGTCACCCACAGCCTTACATCTTCCTGCCAGAGGTCACAGAGACCACGGTGTTCACGTTCATGCTCACGGCGAGCGACGGTGTCCACACCGTCTCGGACTCAATGAACATCACGGTCAGGAACCGGGCTTTCTGA
- a CDS encoding golvesin C-terminal-like domain-containing protein, with amino-acid sequence MIRAARPRCPAFPSQRARTILKDSSLPVLWAAVRILRGAREVSARHQVYARWVADANRATAVPIDVVTPGGSTATVKVNQRSNHAQWVLLGTFPLSAMNAEVIVRTDGTADGYVVGDAVRGVPVAP; translated from the coding sequence CTGATCCGGGCAGCGAGGCCTCGCTGCCCGGCTTTTCCTTCCCAGCGTGCCAGGACGATCCTCAAGGATTCTTCCCTCCCTGTCCTGTGGGCGGCAGTACGGATACTTCGAGGCGCGCGTGAAGTCTCCGCCCGTCATCAGGTGTATGCCCGGTGGGTGGCGGACGCCAACCGCGCGACCGCGGTTCCCATCGACGTGGTGACGCCGGGGGGCTCCACCGCGACGGTCAAGGTCAACCAGCGGAGCAACCACGCCCAGTGGGTTCTGCTGGGCACCTTCCCCCTGTCCGCGATGAACGCGGAGGTCATCGTCCGCACGGACGGCACGGCGGACGGTTATGTCGTCGGGGATGCCGTTCGCGGGGTGCCTGTGGCTCCGTGA
- a CDS encoding DUF1501 domain-containing protein, producing the protein MTLSRRHFLRDVTRGLGCLATASVLPRWLGEAEAASLTGYAGYRAAVCVFLLGGNDSNNLLIPKLSAPYAQYKAARPNIGIANADLLTLNPVGQAAASYGLHPSLVKLQALFEQERAAVVCNVGPLVLPMKKADYVTGAVVRPDNLFSHADQQDAWASSIANPSSVSLPLALVGKVTGWAGRTADKIAGLNPGEYPEVTSFGGKAIFAAGASRQPMMVSSSGTLGFRTSSDTGFNALYQESLSEVLGIHNDVTLQASYGGTFATAQNFASARTAAREAAWLLLPQAMREAIDALFVLPEGGTNWGLPGQLYQVIRDLVAGATPTASGGLGLKRQVFSVGLGGFDTHTGQDTAQSSLFKQLDFALDAFHQALALIRAGTNFGATPPQTTLFTISDFGRTFVENSDKGTDHGWGSHMIVLGDRVVGRRLYGAFPNLDLTSNAANNLDTVDSKGRWIPSLTVDQYAYSVAAWLGLSTTAERDYVFPNLGAYVAAATANGFPAYAKTSKIGFLLADA; encoded by the coding sequence ATGACCCTTTCACGACGCCACTTTCTCCGCGACGTCACCCGTGGCCTGGGGTGCCTCGCGACCGCCTCCGTTCTTCCTCGCTGGCTCGGGGAGGCGGAAGCCGCCTCGCTCACCGGCTACGCGGGCTACCGTGCCGCGGTGTGTGTCTTCCTCCTGGGAGGCAATGACTCCAACAACCTGCTCATTCCCAAGCTGAGCGCCCCCTACGCCCAGTACAAGGCGGCGCGGCCGAACATCGGCATCGCCAACGCCGACCTCTTGACCCTCAACCCCGTGGGGCAGGCCGCCGCCTCCTATGGGCTGCACCCCTCGCTCGTGAAGCTCCAGGCGCTCTTCGAGCAGGAGCGGGCCGCCGTCGTGTGCAACGTGGGGCCGCTCGTGCTGCCCATGAAGAAGGCCGACTACGTCACGGGGGCGGTGGTCCGCCCGGACAACCTGTTTTCCCACGCCGACCAGCAGGATGCGTGGGCAAGCTCGATCGCCAATCCCTCCTCCGTGTCGCTGCCGTTGGCGCTCGTGGGCAAGGTCACCGGCTGGGCTGGCCGGACCGCGGACAAGATCGCCGGGCTGAACCCGGGGGAATACCCGGAGGTGACGTCGTTCGGAGGCAAGGCGATCTTCGCCGCGGGTGCTTCCCGGCAGCCGATGATGGTGTCGTCGAGCGGCACGCTCGGGTTCCGGACGTCGAGCGACACAGGCTTCAACGCCCTGTATCAAGAGTCGCTCTCCGAGGTGCTCGGGATTCACAACGACGTCACCCTGCAAGCCTCTTACGGCGGGACGTTCGCTACGGCGCAGAACTTCGCCTCGGCGAGAACCGCCGCGCGCGAGGCGGCGTGGCTCCTGCTTCCGCAGGCGATGCGCGAGGCCATCGACGCCTTGTTCGTGCTTCCCGAGGGAGGCACGAACTGGGGGCTTCCTGGCCAGCTCTACCAGGTCATTCGAGATCTCGTGGCGGGCGCGACGCCCACGGCGAGCGGCGGGCTCGGCCTCAAGCGCCAAGTGTTCTCCGTGGGCTTGGGCGGCTTTGATACTCACACCGGGCAGGACACGGCGCAGAGCTCGCTGTTCAAGCAGCTCGACTTCGCCCTCGATGCGTTCCACCAGGCGCTTGCGCTCATCCGGGCAGGGACGAACTTCGGTGCGACGCCTCCGCAGACCACGCTCTTCACGATCAGCGACTTCGGCCGCACCTTCGTGGAGAACTCCGACAAGGGCACGGACCACGGCTGGGGCAGCCATATGATTGTCCTGGGAGACCGTGTCGTGGGCCGAAGGCTCTATGGCGCCTTCCCGAACCTGGACCTGACGAGCAACGCGGCGAACAACCTGGATACCGTCGACTCCAAGGGGCGCTGGATTCCCTCGCTGACGGTGGACCAATACGCCTACTCCGTCGCCGCGTGGCTGGGCCTCTCGACCACCGCGGAGCGGGACTACGTGTTCCCGAACCTCGGGGCCTACGTCGCCGCCGCGACCGCGAACGGGTTCCCCGCGTATGCGAAGACGAGCAAGATTGGCTTCCTGCTCGCGGACGCCTGA
- a CDS encoding DUF1800 domain-containing protein → MIRRTALALALCATACAPEELPADENSAEALRQVEQAAEPLDKPTERNAIRFLDQATFGPRLARAVSPKPIDSVEQVVAVGISKSITAQLTAARSTFDGTNDSKDLGSQFFVNAVTGQDQLRQRVAFALSQIFVVSPSGIANISSTPESEPKVAMAGFLNLLSTNAFGNFRTLLEAVTKDPAMGNYLDMVNNRAFDTAGKAKEPNENYAREMLQLFTLGLHKLNEDGTPQLTAEGLPIPAYTEAQVQAFSRALSGWTFAAAAGCPTIGRTNAANYTQPMIGCDANHLTTSQTLLRGAVTTAGGGAAAHLTQALDNVFADPNLPPFISKQLIQHLVTSNPSPAYVKRVVAVFKDNGSGVRGDLSAVVRKILEDDEARGPQPPLSLYATYGHLRPPALFITSVVRWLGGTLDTSTGQDPGAKLNGWSKSMGQDVPRPPSVFSYYPPNAAAPGGNGLLGPEFAILDTATATARANVLYDLLFASSTATAGILIDVSTLPADPSELVYWLGRYWIHDSMSWSLQVAVYNAITDTRAGNTLRKQRLAVYLTSLSPEYQIQR, encoded by the coding sequence ATGATTCGACGTACCGCCCTTGCCCTCGCCTTGTGCGCCACGGCCTGCGCACCCGAGGAACTGCCTGCCGATGAGAATTCGGCCGAGGCGCTCCGCCAGGTGGAACAAGCTGCCGAGCCTCTCGACAAACCCACGGAGCGGAACGCCATCCGCTTCCTCGATCAAGCCACCTTCGGCCCCCGCCTGGCCCGGGCGGTGAGCCCCAAGCCCATCGACTCGGTGGAGCAGGTGGTGGCCGTCGGCATCTCCAAGTCCATCACCGCGCAGCTCACCGCGGCCCGCTCCACATTCGATGGCACCAACGACAGCAAGGACCTGGGCTCTCAGTTCTTCGTCAACGCCGTGACGGGCCAGGATCAGCTCCGGCAGCGGGTGGCCTTCGCGCTGAGCCAGATCTTCGTCGTCTCGCCCAGCGGCATCGCCAACATCTCGAGCACGCCCGAGTCGGAGCCCAAGGTGGCGATGGCGGGTTTTCTCAACCTGCTCTCCACGAACGCCTTCGGAAACTTCCGCACCCTGCTGGAGGCGGTCACCAAGGACCCCGCCATGGGGAACTACCTCGACATGGTGAACAACCGCGCGTTCGACACGGCGGGCAAGGCCAAGGAGCCGAACGAGAACTACGCGCGCGAGATGCTCCAGCTCTTCACGCTGGGCCTGCACAAGCTGAACGAGGACGGCACCCCGCAGCTCACCGCGGAAGGGCTGCCCATCCCCGCGTACACCGAGGCGCAAGTCCAGGCGTTCTCGCGGGCGCTCTCCGGGTGGACCTTCGCCGCGGCCGCCGGGTGCCCCACCATCGGCCGCACCAATGCGGCCAACTACACGCAGCCGATGATTGGCTGCGACGCGAACCACCTGACCACCTCCCAGACGCTGCTCCGGGGCGCGGTGACGACGGCGGGCGGGGGCGCCGCAGCGCACCTCACGCAGGCGCTCGACAACGTCTTCGCCGATCCGAACCTCCCGCCGTTCATCTCCAAGCAGCTCATCCAGCACCTGGTCACCAGCAACCCGAGCCCCGCCTACGTCAAGCGGGTGGTCGCGGTCTTCAAGGACAACGGCAGTGGCGTGCGCGGTGACCTGAGCGCGGTGGTGCGGAAGATCCTCGAGGATGACGAGGCGCGCGGCCCGCAGCCGCCGCTGTCCCTGTACGCCACCTACGGCCACCTGCGGCCCCCCGCGCTGTTCATCACCTCGGTGGTGCGGTGGCTGGGCGGCACGCTCGACACCTCCACGGGCCAGGACCCGGGGGCGAAGCTCAACGGGTGGAGCAAGTCGATGGGCCAGGATGTGCCCCGCCCGCCCTCCGTATTCAGCTACTACCCTCCGAACGCGGCCGCGCCCGGAGGGAACGGACTGCTTGGCCCGGAGTTCGCCATTCTGGACACCGCGACGGCCACCGCCCGCGCCAACGTCCTCTATGACCTGCTCTTCGCGAGCTCGACGGCCACCGCGGGCATCCTCATCGATGTGAGCACGCTCCCGGCGGATCCCAGCGAGCTGGTGTACTGGCTGGGCCGCTACTGGATCCACGACTCGATGTCCTGGAGCCTCCAGGTCGCCGTCTACAACGCCATCACCGACACCCGGGCCGGCAACACGCTGCGCAAGCAGCGGCTGGCCGTCTACCTCACGTCCCTCTCCCCCGAGTACCAGATCCAGCGGTGA
- the ptsP gene encoding phosphoenolpyruvate--protein phosphotransferase — translation MSTQATPTLSLKGIGASPGVTVGNAFILDRKRVRTPKLRLAEAEVEPERQRMKLALELSDGQLAELKDQISRAEGHDHALILEAHRMMLQDPMLVDEVDRLIIEDRINAEWAVRRVARKLKHLFDNIPDEYFRERRSDVDYVADRVVRNLMGQEVDEEVEIPENAIVVAHDLSPADAAMMARSGRVGGFITDLGGQTSHTAIVARARETPAVVGAGRASEQISPGDLVALDGETGVILVNPTPEQIALFQEARRVRQESEQLALRTKDLPAVSTDEYRIRLNGNMEFPEEIPSLLSHGAEGIGLYRTEFMFLDRKTVPTEEEHYRAYKQVLESMGGRPVTIRTLDLGGDKVPGKTKHEKEPNPAMGLRAIRYCLANRELFRAQLRALLRASAHGNLRIMVPLISGVSELREARSELEACRTALSRAGVRIGNRIQVGIMVETPSAALIADRLAQEADFFSVGTNDLIQYTMAIDRQNRDVAYLYKPLHLAVLRSLQNIVGAAKAAGIPVSMCGEMAGDPLYALVLLALGFDELSMTAGQVPLVKNIVRRSSRAEAVELLNAAMELTTAEEIERHIRTEMERRFLAADP, via the coding sequence GTGAGCACGCAGGCCACCCCTACCTTGAGTCTGAAGGGCATCGGCGCTTCCCCGGGCGTCACGGTGGGGAATGCCTTCATCCTGGACCGCAAGCGGGTACGGACCCCCAAGCTGCGGCTGGCCGAGGCGGAAGTCGAGCCCGAGCGGCAGCGGATGAAGCTGGCGTTGGAGTTGTCGGATGGCCAGCTCGCTGAGCTCAAAGACCAGATCTCCCGTGCCGAGGGGCATGACCACGCCCTCATCCTCGAAGCCCACCGGATGATGCTCCAAGACCCGATGCTGGTGGACGAGGTGGACCGGCTCATCATCGAGGACCGCATCAACGCCGAGTGGGCGGTGCGGCGGGTGGCGCGCAAGCTCAAGCACCTGTTCGACAACATCCCGGACGAGTACTTCCGCGAGCGGCGCTCGGATGTGGACTACGTGGCGGACCGCGTGGTGCGCAACCTCATGGGGCAGGAGGTGGACGAGGAGGTCGAGATTCCCGAGAACGCCATCGTCGTGGCGCATGACCTGTCTCCCGCGGACGCGGCGATGATGGCGCGCTCGGGGCGGGTGGGCGGCTTCATCACGGACCTGGGAGGCCAGACGAGCCACACCGCCATCGTCGCCCGGGCGCGCGAGACGCCCGCGGTGGTGGGCGCCGGCCGGGCCAGCGAGCAGATTTCGCCCGGAGACCTGGTGGCGCTGGATGGGGAGACGGGCGTCATCCTGGTGAACCCCACCCCGGAGCAGATCGCCCTCTTCCAGGAGGCCCGGCGCGTCCGGCAGGAGAGCGAGCAGCTCGCGCTGAGGACGAAGGACCTGCCGGCGGTGAGCACGGACGAGTACCGCATCCGGCTCAACGGCAACATGGAGTTTCCCGAGGAGATCCCCTCGCTCCTGTCCCACGGCGCGGAGGGCATCGGCCTGTACCGCACGGAGTTCATGTTCCTGGACCGCAAGACGGTGCCCACGGAGGAAGAGCACTACCGGGCCTACAAGCAGGTGCTGGAGTCCATGGGCGGCCGGCCCGTGACCATCCGCACGCTGGACCTGGGCGGCGACAAGGTGCCGGGCAAGACGAAGCACGAGAAGGAGCCCAACCCGGCCATGGGCCTGAGGGCCATCCGCTACTGCCTGGCCAACCGGGAGCTGTTCCGGGCGCAGCTCCGGGCGCTGCTCCGGGCGAGCGCGCACGGAAACCTGCGAATCATGGTGCCGCTCATCAGCGGGGTGAGCGAGCTGCGCGAGGCCCGGAGCGAGCTGGAGGCGTGCCGCACGGCGCTGAGCCGGGCTGGGGTGCGCATCGGCAACCGGATTCAAGTGGGCATCATGGTGGAGACGCCGAGCGCGGCGCTCATCGCCGACCGGCTGGCGCAGGAGGCGGACTTCTTCTCGGTCGGCACCAATGATCTCATCCAGTACACGATGGCCATCGACCGGCAGAACCGGGATGTGGCCTACCTGTACAAGCCGCTGCACCTGGCGGTGTTGCGCTCGTTGCAGAACATCGTCGGGGCGGCGAAGGCGGCGGGGATTCCGGTGTCCATGTGCGGTGAGATGGCCGGAGACCCGCTCTACGCGCTGGTGCTGCTGGCGCTGGGCTTCGACGAGCTGTCGATGACGGCGGGCCAGGTGCCGCTGGTGAAGAACATCGTGCGGCGCTCCAGCCGGGCGGAGGCCGTGGAGTTGCTCAACGCGGCGATGGAGCTGACCACCGCAGAGGAGATTGAACGCCACATTCGCACGGAGATGGAGCGGCGCTTCCTGGCCGCGGATCCGTGA
- a CDS encoding HPr family phosphocarrier protein, producing the protein MAIVAEGTSEIINALGLHARAAAQLVKVANRFKSETTIEHQGQKANAKSIMGVLMLAAGQGSQVKLTCKGDDAEACLAEIRSLIANRFGEAQ; encoded by the coding sequence ATGGCAATCGTGGCCGAAGGGACATCCGAAATCATCAACGCCCTGGGGTTGCATGCCCGGGCGGCCGCGCAGCTGGTCAAGGTGGCCAACCGCTTCAAGAGCGAAACCACCATTGAACACCAGGGACAGAAGGCCAACGCCAAGTCCATCATGGGTGTGCTGATGTTGGCGGCGGGGCAGGGCTCCCAGGTGAAGCTCACCTGCAAGGGCGATGACGCAGAGGCATGCCTGGCGGAAATCCGGAGCCTCATCGCCAACCGTTTCGGGGAGGCGCAGTAG
- a CDS encoding PTS system mannose/fructose/sorbose family transporter subunit IID, with amino-acid sequence MSPPVSAPVSPPASAPAALSRGVLLRVFLRSLFLQASWNPKGMQNLGLAYTVFPALESLYPEKEAQEAAVRRHLAFFNTHPYVAAAIVGGVIYHEQRIARGEEPPDKVMAFKAALMGPLAALGDGFFWLSLKPAVGAICAGLVPLLHAWAAVLFLVLYNLVHITLRARLYWMGLSLGDRLVEAVARDKLPARGARLRSVAAACSGGVAAWLAVDLGRTAGGAPAPWLVAGCLALGMVSYVLVQQRVPNYVVLYLAAVLACAAGAFL; translated from the coding sequence ATGAGCCCCCCGGTGAGCGCTCCGGTGAGCCCCCCGGCGAGTGCCCCGGCCGCCCTGTCCCGGGGGGTGCTGCTGCGCGTCTTCCTGCGCTCGCTCTTCCTCCAGGCCTCGTGGAACCCCAAGGGGATGCAGAACCTGGGGCTGGCCTACACCGTCTTCCCCGCGCTCGAGTCCCTCTACCCGGAGAAAGAGGCCCAGGAGGCCGCGGTGCGCCGGCACCTGGCTTTCTTCAACACCCACCCCTACGTGGCCGCCGCCATCGTGGGCGGAGTGATCTACCACGAGCAGCGCATCGCCCGGGGCGAGGAGCCGCCCGACAAGGTCATGGCCTTCAAGGCCGCGCTCATGGGGCCGCTGGCAGCCCTGGGGGATGGCTTCTTCTGGCTGTCGCTCAAGCCGGCGGTGGGGGCCATCTGCGCCGGGCTCGTCCCCCTGCTGCATGCGTGGGCGGCGGTGCTCTTCCTCGTGCTCTACAACTTGGTGCACATCACCCTGCGCGCCCGCCTCTACTGGATGGGGCTGTCGCTGGGGGACCGGTTGGTGGAGGCGGTGGCCCGGGACAAGCTGCCCGCGCGTGGGGCGCGGCTGCGCTCGGTGGCGGCCGCCTGCTCCGGAGGCGTGGCGGCTTGGCTGGCGGTGGACTTGGGGCGCACGGCGGGCGGGGCTCCCGCGCCGTGGCTGGTGGCGGGGTGTCTGGCACTGGGCATGGTGTCCTATGTGCTCGTGCAGCAGCGGGTCCCCAACTATGTGGTGCTCTACCTCGCGGCGGTGTTGGCCTGCGCGGCGGGGGCCTTCCTTTAA
- a CDS encoding PTS sugar transporter subunit IIC — translation MSGVWTQVALAGLWGGMVAVERKAFLQAMLSRPLVSATVMGLLLGDVSAGLYIGMLLELFYLGTANLGASLPENDTLSATGTAAAAAGMAAATGADSTQALWSIAVLLFIPLGRVGRYGDRLLEGYMARLARVALASAEAGNLSRAVRQNLWGMWPHFIIYGASCAVCVLLGAALGPLVERLPLALLRGLAWAFPAMASVAAVLAAQGSHARRAPLYAALGAAGVCLAIILVLSREHS, via the coding sequence GTGAGCGGGGTGTGGACGCAGGTGGCGCTCGCGGGGCTCTGGGGCGGCATGGTGGCCGTCGAGCGCAAGGCGTTCCTGCAGGCCATGCTCTCCCGGCCCCTGGTGTCCGCCACGGTGATGGGGCTGCTGCTGGGCGATGTGTCCGCCGGCCTCTACATCGGCATGCTCCTGGAGCTGTTCTACCTGGGCACGGCCAACCTGGGTGCCTCGCTTCCCGAGAACGACACGCTGTCGGCCACGGGCACCGCGGCGGCCGCGGCCGGCATGGCGGCGGCCACCGGTGCGGACTCCACCCAGGCCCTCTGGTCCATCGCCGTGCTGCTCTTCATCCCGCTGGGGCGGGTGGGCCGGTATGGAGACCGGTTGCTGGAGGGCTACATGGCGCGGCTGGCCCGGGTGGCCCTGGCCTCGGCGGAGGCGGGCAACCTCTCTCGCGCCGTGCGTCAGAACCTTTGGGGCATGTGGCCGCACTTCATCATCTATGGCGCGTCCTGCGCGGTGTGCGTGCTGCTGGGGGCGGCGCTCGGGCCGCTGGTGGAGCGCCTGCCGCTGGCCCTGCTGCGGGGGCTGGCGTGGGCGTTTCCCGCCATGGCCTCGGTGGCGGCGGTGCTGGCCGCGCAGGGCAGCCACGCCCGGCGGGCTCCCCTCTACGCCGCCCTGGGGGCCGCGGGGGTCTGCCTGGCCATCATCCTCGTCCTCTCCCGGGAGCATTCATGA
- a CDS encoding PTS system mannose/fructose/N-acetylgalactosamine-transporter subunit IIB, whose protein sequence is MISLVRVDNRLIHGQVVEAWLPHLKVSRLIVADDEAASSPLVRAAMALAVQSAIEVQILPLAEVDFAALSKDGVRTLVLLRDVASVPFAFAHGLALEHLNLGNVHFGAGRRQVSPSVFLAEAELQALQGLQAQGVRVEARAVPSEKAVELGELTERWTKAG, encoded by the coding sequence GTGATTTCCCTGGTCCGCGTCGACAACCGCCTCATCCACGGACAGGTCGTCGAGGCTTGGTTGCCGCACCTCAAGGTCTCGCGCCTGATCGTCGCGGATGACGAGGCGGCTTCCAGCCCGCTCGTCCGTGCCGCCATGGCGCTGGCCGTGCAGAGCGCCATCGAGGTGCAGATTCTTCCCCTGGCCGAGGTGGACTTCGCGGCCCTGTCCAAGGACGGGGTGCGCACCCTGGTGCTGCTGAGGGACGTGGCGTCGGTGCCCTTCGCCTTCGCGCATGGGCTGGCGCTGGAGCACCTGAACCTGGGCAACGTGCACTTCGGCGCGGGGCGGCGGCAGGTGTCCCCCTCGGTGTTCCTGGCGGAGGCGGAGCTCCAGGCGCTTCAGGGGCTCCAGGCCCAGGGGGTGCGGGTGGAGGCGCGCGCGGTGCCCTCGGAGAAGGCCGTCGAGCTGGGGGAACTGACCGAGCGCTGGACCAAGGCCGGGTGA
- a CDS encoding PTS sugar transporter subunit IIA has product MVGLVIAAHGRLAEELVSTAEQIVGKLPAVATCSIEPGTSVEDLRAKMKQAVHLVDDGEGVIIMADLFGGSPCKESLMMCQQGNLEVLAGVNLPMLLKANSLRGEHLPLPELANLLASYGQRNITCASALLREAQQSSRT; this is encoded by the coding sequence ATGGTCGGCCTCGTCATCGCAGCTCACGGGCGTCTAGCGGAAGAGCTGGTGTCCACCGCGGAGCAGATCGTGGGCAAGTTGCCCGCTGTCGCCACCTGCAGCATCGAGCCGGGCACGTCCGTCGAGGACCTGCGGGCGAAGATGAAGCAGGCCGTCCACCTGGTGGACGATGGGGAGGGCGTCATCATCATGGCGGACCTCTTCGGCGGGAGCCCCTGCAAGGAATCGCTGATGATGTGTCAGCAGGGGAACCTGGAGGTGCTGGCGGGTGTCAATCTACCCATGCTGCTCAAGGCCAATTCCCTGAGGGGCGAGCACCTGCCCCTGCCGGAGCTGGCGAACCTGCTGGCGTCCTATGGCCAGCGCAACATCACCTGTGCCTCGGCCCTGCTGCGCGAGGCTCAACAGTCGTCACGAACTTGA